Proteins from one Syntrophus gentianae genomic window:
- a CDS encoding IS4 family transposase, which translates to MNSGKTIFAQLMEFVPAYEFRKCVDRYNGNFKMKSFSCWDQYLCMAFAQLTYRESLRDIEACLRATQSKLYHLGIRGKVSRNTLAHANQTRDWRIYADFAQILITRARKLYTEESFGIELDQAVYALDSTTIDLCLALFPWAEFRKRKGAIKLHTLLDLRGNIPSVVIITTGKVHDVNILDNLIIEAGAIYVMDRGYLDFARLYKIHQNLAFFVTRTKRNFSRKRLYSNPVDKSQGVQFDQIVTLKGYYAKKDYPEKLRRIGYLDSKNNQSLVFLTNNFVLPAKTIADLYRCRWQVELFFKWIKQHLMIKAFYGTTENAVKTQVWIAISVYVLVAIVKKSLNLDQSLYTILQVLSVTLFEKKPILQALSNATYTNHDIQVSNQLNLFN; encoded by the coding sequence ATGAATTCCGGGAAAACAATCTTTGCGCAACTGATGGAATTTGTCCCCGCATACGAGTTTCGAAAATGTGTCGATCGGTACAATGGCAATTTCAAAATGAAAAGTTTTTCCTGTTGGGATCAGTACCTGTGCATGGCCTTTGCCCAGCTTACCTACCGGGAGAGCCTGAGAGATATCGAGGCATGCCTGAGAGCAACCCAATCAAAACTTTATCATCTGGGCATCCGGGGAAAGGTTTCCCGGAACACCTTGGCCCATGCCAATCAAACCAGGGATTGGCGGATTTATGCCGATTTTGCCCAAATCCTCATTACAAGAGCCAGAAAACTATATACCGAAGAGTCCTTCGGTATCGAATTAGATCAAGCAGTTTACGCCTTGGACTCGACTACTATCGACCTTTGTCTGGCCCTTTTCCCTTGGGCGGAGTTCCGGAAACGGAAGGGTGCGATAAAACTCCATACTCTGCTGGATCTGCGCGGCAACATCCCTTCAGTGGTGATCATTACCACAGGGAAAGTCCACGATGTCAATATCCTGGACAACTTGATCATCGAAGCCGGGGCCATCTACGTCATGGATCGAGGTTACCTCGATTTTGCGCGTCTGTACAAAATCCATCAAAATTTGGCTTTCTTCGTTACCCGGACAAAGAGGAACTTCAGCCGCAAACGCCTTTATTCCAATCCCGTCGACAAATCCCAAGGCGTCCAGTTCGACCAGATCGTTACCCTAAAGGGCTACTACGCAAAGAAAGATTACCCGGAAAAACTCCGTCGTATTGGATACCTCGATTCAAAGAACAATCAAAGTCTCGTGTTTTTAACCAACAATTTTGTCCTGCCGGCCAAAACGATTGCCGATCTCTATCGTTGCCGATGGCAGGTGGAGCTGTTTTTCAAGTGGATCAAGCAACATCTCATGATCAAGGCTTTCTATGGCACCACCGAAAACGCCGTGAAGACTCAAGTCTGGATCGCCATCTCCGTTTACGTCCTTGTTGCTATCGTCAAGAAATCCCTGAATCTCGACCAAAGTCTCTACACAATTTTACAGGTTCTGAGCGTAACCCTTTTCGAGAAAAAGCCCATTTTACAGGCACTTTCAAATGCAACCTACACAAATCATGACATACAGGTAAGCAACCAATTGAATTTATTCAACTAA
- a CDS encoding lipopolysaccharide biosynthesis protein produces MGRKQLFINMAANIASFSINFGITFFLTPYLIRMVGREAYGFMPLAINFTSYFAILTTSLNSMAARFITIKIHQNDGDTANKYFSTIFFSNLFMGLILGLISTLIVVFLGSFLVIPDEVMPSVKLLFAFILLSSIISLIFSVFGVATFCTNRLDIRSGITIAQTIFRAVLLLLFFTIFKPDIAIVGFVTVVVVIIEASFNFHFTKKLLAQIKIKWKNFDIKVVKLLVGSGIWNSVNQLSTVLLNGLSLLIANVFLGPSETGYLAIVQTIPHFILSLIAMLVSVFVPQFTILYAKRDNSGLLNEILFSIKVLGVFVSIPIAGLIAFGDIFYSLWVPGQDANLLQLLSVITISVLFVSGSINSLYNIFTVTNKLKIPSVVLLLTGITNVLGVAVLLKITSLGIIIIPAVYAILSTVRSLVFTPVYAARCLGLRWNIFYNDIIKGILAITIITAMLYTIRLLVDIDCWTRLILFSLIGGILALLINSFVIMNAKDRLAFINIVRRALVSQR; encoded by the coding sequence GTGGGTAGAAAACAACTATTTATTAACATGGCTGCCAATATAGCCAGCTTCAGCATAAATTTTGGTATTACCTTTTTTCTCACCCCTTATCTAATTCGCATGGTGGGGCGCGAAGCTTATGGATTTATGCCGCTAGCCATCAATTTTACAAGTTATTTCGCTATTTTAACAACATCCCTGAACTCGATGGCAGCTCGTTTTATTACCATTAAGATACACCAAAATGACGGCGATACTGCAAACAAATATTTCAGTACGATTTTTTTCTCTAATCTTTTTATGGGCTTAATTTTGGGTTTGATTTCTACTTTAATCGTTGTTTTCTTAGGTAGTTTTTTAGTTATCCCAGATGAGGTTATGCCAAGTGTTAAACTGTTGTTTGCTTTCATTTTATTGTCTTCGATAATCAGTCTTATATTCTCTGTATTTGGGGTTGCGACATTTTGTACAAATAGGCTGGATATACGCTCTGGGATAACAATAGCTCAGACAATATTTCGGGCGGTATTACTCTTGTTGTTCTTTACGATTTTTAAACCAGATATTGCGATTGTCGGTTTCGTCACTGTTGTAGTTGTAATCATTGAGGCAAGTTTTAACTTCCATTTTACAAAAAAACTATTAGCTCAGATAAAAATTAAGTGGAAAAATTTTGATATAAAAGTTGTTAAGTTATTGGTCGGATCAGGTATATGGAATTCGGTAAACCAACTAAGTACCGTATTGCTTAATGGCCTTAGCCTTTTGATAGCAAACGTGTTTCTTGGTCCGTCTGAGACTGGATATTTAGCTATTGTACAAACGATACCTCATTTTATCCTGTCATTAATTGCTATGTTAGTTTCTGTATTTGTCCCACAATTTACAATTTTATATGCGAAGCGAGATAATAGTGGTTTACTTAATGAAATTTTATTTTCTATCAAAGTATTGGGAGTATTTGTGAGCATTCCTATTGCAGGTCTTATAGCATTCGGGGATATCTTTTATTCTCTATGGGTACCAGGGCAAGATGCAAATCTTTTGCAACTGTTATCAGTAATTACTATAAGCGTTCTTTTTGTGAGCGGTAGTATTAATTCACTCTATAATATCTTCACGGTGACTAACAAACTGAAAATACCATCGGTTGTACTATTATTGACTGGAATCACAAACGTTTTAGGGGTAGCGGTCCTTTTAAAAATAACATCTTTGGGGATTATAATAATTCCTGCAGTTTACGCAATTCTAAGTACTGTCCGTAGTCTCGTATTTACTCCCGTATATGCTGCCCGGTGCTTGGGTTTACGTTGGAACATATTCTATAATGATATTATTAAAGGAATACTAGCAATTACAATTATTACTGCAATGCTATATACTATTAGGTTACTTGTTGACATAGATTGTTGGACAAGACTTATTCTGTTTTCTTTGATTGGAGGCATATTGGCACTCTTAATCAATTCATTTGTGATCATGAATGCCAAGGATAGGTTGGCATTTATCAATATTGTTAGAAGAGCACTGGTGTCCCAACGTTGA
- a CDS encoding glycosyltransferase family 2 protein, producing MSVGLSIIVPVYKVEPYLGKCIESILNQTYGDFELILVDDGSPDRCGVICDEYAGKDRRIKVIHKENGGLSSARNQGLDIAKGQYIGFIDSDDYINEDMYSILLSNAKKHDADISQCGYIIIDDQQMEIAKTSNQVSVLTNIDALNNLYNELYVPTVITVNKIYRKVLFEDIRFPERKIHEDEFTTYKLLYKANKIVKTDIKLYYYYQSNNSIMRKEFNLKRLDALEAFQQRRIFFKNNNLPELYHKACNSYRLRLISYYFKVRNEISNNNHILHSIKRYFNSLFIEMIKENGLSYKILKQYLFFYLSPTFYLGVTKIRIKLRG from the coding sequence ATGTCAGTTGGTTTGAGCATTATTGTTCCTGTATATAAAGTTGAACCCTATTTAGGTAAATGCATAGAATCAATTTTGAATCAGACATATGGAGATTTCGAATTGATTTTGGTGGATGATGGTTCACCAGATCGATGTGGAGTTATATGTGATGAGTATGCGGGAAAAGATAGAAGAATCAAAGTTATACATAAGGAAAACGGTGGTCTTAGTTCAGCAAGAAATCAAGGGCTCGATATAGCGAAAGGACAATATATAGGATTTATAGATAGCGATGATTATATTAACGAAGATATGTATTCAATATTACTAAGTAATGCAAAAAAACACGATGCGGATATATCACAATGCGGATATATAATCATTGATGATCAGCAGATGGAGATAGCTAAAACATCAAATCAAGTAAGCGTGTTAACTAATATAGATGCACTTAATAATTTATACAATGAATTATACGTGCCTACAGTTATCACTGTAAATAAAATATATAGAAAAGTATTGTTTGAAGATATCAGGTTCCCCGAGAGAAAAATTCACGAAGACGAATTTACAACATATAAATTACTATACAAGGCAAATAAAATAGTTAAAACTGATATAAAATTATATTATTATTATCAATCAAATAATAGTATTATGCGAAAGGAGTTCAATCTAAAAAGACTTGATGCTTTAGAAGCTTTCCAACAAAGGAGGATTTTTTTTAAAAACAATAATTTGCCCGAACTATATCATAAAGCATGCAACAGCTATAGGTTACGGTTGATCTCCTATTACTTCAAAGTGAGAAATGAAATTTCTAATAATAATCACATTCTTCATTCTATAAAAAGGTATTTTAATAGTTTGTTCATTGAAATGATAAAAGAAAATGGTTTATCGTACAAAATATTAAAGCAATATTTATTTTTTTATCTTAGTCCCACGTTTTATCTAGGCGTTACGAAGATTAGGATAAAATTACGTGGGTAG
- the wecB gene encoding non-hydrolyzing UDP-N-acetylglucosamine 2-epimerase yields the protein MNRSTDTLKWILVVGARPNFMKIAPLIRAISAHNEKNGNRIQPFLVHTGQHYDVRMSDAFFRDLQLPEPDVHLGVGSGNHGEQTGKVLIEFEKILLQEQPDLVIVVGDVNSTLACSLAAAKLHIPVAHVEAGLRSFDRAMPEEINRIVTDAISDYLFTPSPDGDEHLLGEGIPKEKIFLVGDIMIDSLLFNLEQAKKTQILASLGLVDMPYALVTLHRPANVDDREIFGRILEGLSDVAKKIPVIFPMHPRTRKQVNTFGLDEAFLFHSALPIDSAEYGNNEGRIPKIHCFEPLGYLDFLQLMSHAKVVLTDSGGIQEETTVLNIPCITLRDSTERPITVTEGTNVLVHDDPQKIVAEVSKILEGRIRQGKCPAIWDGHTAERIVAVLC from the coding sequence TTGAACAGAAGCACTGATACGCTCAAATGGATCCTGGTGGTTGGAGCCAGGCCGAATTTCATGAAGATCGCCCCGTTGATCCGGGCCATTTCCGCACACAATGAAAAGAATGGCAACCGGATTCAACCCTTTCTCGTCCATACAGGTCAGCACTATGATGTGCGCATGTCCGATGCCTTCTTTCGTGATCTCCAACTGCCGGAGCCGGACGTCCACCTGGGGGTCGGGTCCGGAAACCATGGCGAGCAGACGGGCAAGGTTTTAATCGAGTTTGAGAAGATCCTGCTCCAAGAACAACCCGATCTGGTCATCGTGGTAGGGGATGTCAATTCCACCCTGGCCTGCTCCCTTGCGGCTGCTAAACTGCACATTCCCGTGGCCCATGTGGAAGCAGGCCTGCGCAGTTTCGACCGGGCCATGCCGGAGGAGATCAACCGGATCGTCACCGATGCCATCTCCGACTATCTCTTTACCCCATCGCCCGATGGAGATGAACATCTTCTCGGTGAAGGAATCCCGAAGGAGAAGATCTTTCTCGTTGGCGATATCATGATCGACAGTCTCCTTTTCAATCTGGAACAGGCTAAAAAAACACAGATCCTCGCTTCTCTCGGTCTTGTTGATATGCCCTATGCCTTGGTGACGCTGCATCGGCCGGCCAATGTGGATGACCGGGAAATATTTGGCAGAATCCTGGAGGGCCTGTCTGATGTGGCCAAAAAGATTCCGGTTATTTTCCCCATGCACCCCCGGACCCGAAAGCAGGTAAACACCTTCGGGCTGGACGAAGCCTTTCTATTTCATTCCGCCTTACCAATTGACTCGGCCGAATACGGAAATAATGAAGGCCGGATTCCAAAAATCCACTGTTTTGAACCCCTGGGTTATCTGGACTTTCTTCAACTCATGTCTCACGCCAAGGTTGTTCTGACCGATTCGGGAGGCATCCAGGAAGAAACCACCGTCCTCAATATCCCCTGCATCACCCTCCGGGATTCGACCGAACGCCCCATTACTGTAACTGAGGGAACCAATGTCCTGGTCCACGATGATCCACAGAAAATCGTAGCAGAAGTCAGCAAGATTCTGGAGGGTCGAATCCGTCAGGGTAAATGTCCCGCAATCTGGGATGGCCATACCGCCGAGCGGATCGTGGCCGTTTTGTGTTAG
- a CDS encoding NAD-dependent epimerase yields the protein MKKILVTGAAGFIGFHLSQRLLMGGNQVIGLDNLNDYYDVRLKEARLSRLTPFSNFRFIRQGLEERDKLHQLFADENFEIVVNLAAQAGVRYSLTNPYAYIDSNIVGFINILEGCRHSGVRHLVYASSSSVYGANTAMPFSVHHNVDHPVSLYAATKKANELMAHTYSSLYGLPATGLRFFTVYGPWGRPDMALFLFTQAILESRPIDVFNYGKMQRDFTYIDDIVEGVVRVMDRFPEGNADWSGAHPDPGTSYAPHKIYNIGNNNPVELMTFIQALENCLGKKAEKNLLPLQAGDVPATYADVDDLMRDVGFQPATSVEEGIRRFVEWYREYYIQE from the coding sequence ATGAAAAAAATACTGGTTACTGGTGCAGCAGGCTTTATCGGCTTTCACCTGTCACAGCGACTGCTGATGGGAGGAAACCAGGTTATCGGCCTGGATAACCTTAACGACTATTACGATGTACGCTTGAAGGAGGCCCGTCTATCCCGACTGACACCCTTCTCTAACTTCCGTTTTATCCGCCAGGGCTTGGAAGAGAGGGATAAATTGCACCAGCTCTTTGCTGACGAAAACTTCGAGATCGTTGTCAACCTGGCCGCTCAAGCGGGGGTGCGCTATTCCCTGACTAACCCCTATGCCTACATAGACAGCAATATCGTCGGGTTCATCAATATCCTAGAGGGGTGCCGCCACTCAGGGGTTAGACACCTGGTCTACGCCTCCTCCAGTTCCGTTTATGGTGCAAACACAGCGATGCCTTTCTCCGTGCATCATAATGTAGATCATCCCGTTTCTCTCTATGCGGCCACCAAGAAGGCCAATGAGCTGATGGCGCACACCTATTCAAGCCTCTATGGGCTTCCCGCCACGGGCCTTCGCTTTTTTACCGTTTACGGTCCCTGGGGGCGACCGGATATGGCCCTCTTCCTGTTTACTCAAGCGATTCTCGAAAGCCGACCTATCGATGTCTTTAACTATGGAAAGATGCAGCGTGATTTTACTTATATCGATGACATCGTCGAAGGTGTGGTGCGGGTGATGGATCGATTTCCTGAGGGCAATGCGGATTGGAGCGGTGCTCATCCCGATCCCGGAACCAGTTATGCCCCGCATAAGATTTACAATATCGGCAACAACAATCCAGTGGAATTGATGACGTTTATTCAGGCATTGGAGAATTGTCTGGGGAAAAAAGCAGAAAAGAACCTCCTGCCCCTTCAGGCCGGCGATGTCCCTGCCACGTACGCCGATGTGGATGACCTGATGAGGGATGTGGGTTTTCAGCCGGCAACCTCCGTTGAGGAAGGAATCCGGCGATTTGTGGAGTGGTATCGGGAGTATTACATACAAGAGTGA
- the galE gene encoding UDP-glucose 4-epimerase GalE — protein MKILVTGGAGYIGSHVVKALGEQGHDLLVYDNLSTGHDWAILYGKLVKGELADSGCLDEAFSTFQPEAVLHFAASIQVEESVREPLRYYRNNVSNSLNLLDAMARHGVRNLIYSSTAAVYGIPDRMPADESMPLNPINPYGASKVMMETVLRDIASAGDFRYIALRYFNVAGADAQTRIGQAYTDATHLITRALKTANGEFPKLSIFGTGYPTADGTCIRDYIHVDDLADAHIRALNYLMETGKTEIMNCGYGHGFSVKEVVSIAKKVTGIDFLVEETDRRAGDPPELVADSTKLRRLTGWQPRHDDLEFIIQTAWDWELKYSSQLKANK, from the coding sequence ATGAAAATTCTGGTGACGGGCGGCGCCGGTTATATCGGCAGCCACGTTGTGAAGGCACTGGGCGAGCAGGGACATGATCTGCTTGTTTATGATAATCTTTCGACCGGGCATGACTGGGCTATCCTTTACGGCAAACTGGTAAAAGGGGAACTGGCGGATTCCGGCTGCCTGGATGAAGCTTTTTCGACCTTCCAGCCGGAGGCGGTTCTGCACTTTGCCGCGTCGATCCAGGTGGAAGAGTCGGTCCGGGAGCCTTTGCGCTACTACCGCAACAATGTTTCCAATTCGTTGAATCTCCTGGATGCCATGGCCCGCCATGGGGTCCGGAATCTCATCTATTCCTCGACCGCTGCAGTTTACGGAATTCCCGACCGGATGCCCGCCGATGAGTCCATGCCCCTGAATCCCATCAATCCCTACGGTGCCTCCAAGGTCATGATGGAGACCGTCCTTCGGGATATCGCCTCAGCCGGGGATTTCCGCTACATCGCTCTGCGCTACTTCAATGTGGCCGGGGCGGATGCGCAGACCCGGATCGGGCAGGCCTATACGGATGCCACCCATCTCATTACCCGGGCCCTCAAGACCGCAAACGGAGAATTTCCCAAACTCTCCATCTTCGGCACGGGTTACCCCACCGCTGATGGAACCTGCATCCGGGATTATATCCATGTGGACGATCTTGCCGATGCCCACATCCGGGCCTTGAACTACCTCATGGAAACGGGGAAAACGGAAATCATGAACTGCGGCTACGGCCACGGCTTCTCGGTCAAGGAAGTGGTTTCCATTGCCAAAAAGGTAACGGGAATCGATTTTCTCGTCGAGGAAACGGATCGCCGCGCCGGAGACCCACCGGAACTCGTGGCTGACAGCACGAAACTCCGCCGCCTCACGGGATGGCAGCCCCGCCATGACGATCTGGAGTTCATTATCCAAACCGCCTGGGATTGGGAGTTGAAATACTCGTCCCAGCTTAAGGCAAACAAGTGA
- a CDS encoding Fic family protein, protein MKTLQRFSGSFEAIPSATSWHIADLAEACGRQASYKRQSSARLLTLQKHALVESAVSSNRIDGVKSEPKRAGGILSERQMLRRSDEAVLRYRKAMALISENEAELPLSRDTLLQLHLLICGETSDDSIPAGMEGLIALWSHSLAERWVHPLLLLTAFNLDFLCLRPFSDGNGRMSRLLLLLQSFHLGYDVGRYISLDRLIEENRNQYHEALEESSQGWQDGNHNPWPYIDYLLFIFKTAYGELESRLNVARCVRGAKTGQIKTAIQGFAGPFSLAELEKSCPGTSHDMVRKVLRDLRDAGSVECLGRGPGAQWQRKDNILSPRIDTDVLKKENLHERRSG, encoded by the coding sequence ATGAAAACTCTGCAAAGATTTTCCGGGAGCTTTGAAGCCATTCCCTCAGCCACATCCTGGCACATAGCCGACCTGGCTGAGGCTTGCGGCAGGCAGGCATCCTATAAGCGGCAATCGTCTGCGCGGCTTCTGACTCTGCAGAAGCATGCCCTGGTTGAAAGTGCCGTGTCTTCAAACAGGATCGACGGCGTGAAGAGTGAACCGAAACGCGCCGGCGGAATTCTTTCCGAAAGACAAATGCTGCGGAGGAGTGACGAAGCCGTTCTGAGGTATCGCAAGGCGATGGCACTGATTTCCGAGAACGAGGCAGAGCTGCCCTTGTCCAGGGATACTTTGCTGCAATTGCATTTGTTGATCTGTGGGGAAACCTCGGACGACAGTATTCCGGCGGGAATGGAAGGGCTGATCGCCCTGTGGTCCCATTCGCTTGCGGAACGATGGGTCCATCCCCTCCTTCTCCTGACCGCATTCAACCTGGATTTCCTGTGTCTTCGTCCCTTTTCCGATGGAAACGGCCGGATGTCCCGCCTCCTGCTCCTGCTCCAGAGCTTCCATCTGGGTTACGACGTAGGGCGTTATATCAGTCTCGATCGTCTTATCGAAGAGAACCGGAATCAATATCACGAGGCTCTGGAGGAGAGTTCTCAGGGATGGCAGGACGGCAATCATAACCCGTGGCCTTATATTGATTACCTGCTTTTTATCTTTAAAACAGCCTACGGAGAATTGGAGAGTCGCCTGAATGTCGCCAGATGCGTACGAGGCGCGAAAACCGGACAGATCAAGACGGCTATTCAGGGATTTGCAGGTCCATTTTCCCTCGCTGAACTGGAAAAGAGTTGTCCGGGAACGAGCCACGATATGGTCAGAAAAGTGCTGCGTGATCTGAGGGACGCGGGGTCTGTTGAATGCCTTGGCCGCGGGCCGGGCGCACAGTGGCAAAGGAAGGATAATATTCTTTCGCCAAGGATCGATACGGATGTGTTGAAAAAAGAAAACCTGCATGAAAGGAGAAGTGGATGA
- a CDS encoding DUF6485 family protein, producing the protein MECKKEKNLEACLCSYYSCSRKGVCCDCIRYHLKSRQLPGCCFSIDAESTYDRSFEHFARLVQEGKI; encoded by the coding sequence ATGGAGTGCAAAAAAGAAAAGAATCTAGAGGCCTGTTTGTGTAGTTATTATTCCTGCTCCCGCAAAGGGGTATGTTGCGATTGCATCCGTTATCACCTCAAAAGCCGCCAGCTTCCCGGTTGCTGCTTTTCCATAGATGCAGAATCGACCTATGACCGTTCTTTTGAGCATTTTGCTCGTCTCGTCCAGGAGGGCAAGATTTAA
- a CDS encoding Lon protease family protein — protein sequence MSDLKSLLAIPPEKLRWKLDPQTLPFETTSELDPLQEIIGQDRALEAFRFGLGVRKEGYNVFVTGSTGTGRMTTVLKILQEMAGKEIIPDDLCYVYNFKNSESPRLLRFPAKMGRKFRDDVHSFVENLKKDVPMLFESEDYLTMKKEILEKYEEKGKQFFKDLDARVKEEGFAIVQVQIGQMTRPVVMPIVNDQPTPMEKLESIVERGEYPQEKYDAIKNKHHQLTEQVDRIFMEIRDMQREVQKQLEEMDRYVFQKSVTNPTDELKKKYDDEKVHAYLDEMTQDMADNLNAFRMGPQQPMMAGMALPIGQGNPFLPYSVNLLVDNGDTETQPIIVENYPNFKNLFGTIERVVDRTGIWTTDFSRIHAGSLLKANGGFLVINLLDAIMEPGVWQGLKRALKANCFEPQTFDPFYIFTTGGMTPEPIPLDLKVVVISNAYLYYLLNAYDEDTRKIFKVRADFANTMESTEETIRQVGRYIRLKTDEDGLKPFDRTAVAAIIEEAVRMTGRKEKISTHLLYIGELLVEADFRAQQEGIDIVSARHVEQAIRSRIYRSNLIEEQIQEMIDRGTLLIDTEGAVVGQINGLSVYMLGDYAFGKPTRITSVTSMGRGGVINIEREADLSGNTHNKGVLILSGYLRRKYAQKKPLSMTASLAFEQSYSGVDGDSASSTEIYAILSSLSGCPLRQDLAVTGSVNQKGEIQAIGGVNEKIEGFFDCCRAKKLTSTQGVLIPASNEQDLMLRADVIEAVARGEFSIYRVHTVDQGIELLTGIPAGEPDAEGVYPEGTIHARVHAKLDELAKGLKEFGEEEEEKKNNTKDKCQRC from the coding sequence ATGTCAGATCTTAAGTCTCTTTTAGCCATACCTCCGGAAAAACTTCGCTGGAAGCTGGATCCCCAGACACTTCCCTTTGAAACGACAAGTGAACTCGACCCACTGCAGGAGATAATCGGCCAGGACAGGGCCCTGGAGGCGTTCCGTTTCGGTCTCGGTGTCCGGAAGGAAGGCTATAATGTGTTTGTCACGGGTTCAACCGGTACGGGCCGAATGACCACGGTCCTCAAAATTCTTCAGGAAATGGCCGGTAAAGAGATCATTCCCGACGACCTCTGCTACGTGTATAACTTCAAGAATTCGGAATCGCCGCGACTGCTGCGTTTTCCGGCAAAAATGGGACGGAAGTTCCGGGACGATGTCCACTCCTTTGTCGAAAACCTCAAAAAAGACGTCCCCATGCTCTTCGAGAGCGAAGACTACCTCACGATGAAGAAAGAAATCCTCGAAAAGTATGAGGAAAAGGGGAAACAGTTTTTCAAGGATCTGGACGCCCGCGTCAAGGAGGAAGGCTTTGCCATCGTCCAGGTTCAGATAGGGCAGATGACGCGCCCGGTAGTCATGCCCATCGTCAACGATCAGCCGACTCCCATGGAAAAGCTGGAAAGCATTGTCGAACGGGGGGAATATCCCCAGGAAAAGTACGATGCCATAAAAAACAAGCACCATCAGCTCACGGAACAGGTGGACCGCATCTTCATGGAGATCCGGGACATGCAGCGGGAAGTGCAGAAACAGCTGGAAGAGATGGATCGGTATGTCTTCCAGAAGAGCGTCACAAATCCGACGGACGAACTGAAGAAAAAGTATGACGATGAAAAGGTGCATGCCTATCTTGATGAAATGACTCAGGATATGGCAGACAATCTGAACGCCTTCCGCATGGGGCCCCAACAGCCGATGATGGCGGGGATGGCCCTTCCCATCGGCCAGGGGAATCCCTTTCTGCCTTACTCGGTGAATCTCCTCGTGGACAACGGCGACACGGAAACCCAGCCCATTATCGTGGAAAATTATCCCAATTTTAAGAACCTCTTCGGCACCATCGAACGGGTGGTCGACCGCACGGGCATCTGGACGACGGATTTCAGCCGCATTCACGCCGGTTCCCTGTTGAAGGCCAACGGGGGCTTTCTCGTCATTAACCTTCTCGACGCCATTATGGAACCGGGGGTATGGCAGGGGTTGAAACGCGCCCTCAAGGCGAACTGCTTTGAACCGCAGACCTTCGACCCCTTCTACATCTTCACGACGGGCGGCATGACGCCCGAACCGATTCCGCTGGATCTGAAGGTTGTGGTGATCAGCAATGCCTACCTTTACTATCTGTTGAATGCCTATGATGAGGACACCCGCAAGATCTTCAAGGTCCGGGCGGATTTCGCCAACACCATGGAATCCACGGAAGAGACGATCCGGCAGGTGGGTCGTTACATCCGGCTGAAAACCGATGAAGACGGCCTGAAACCTTTCGACCGGACGGCAGTCGCCGCAATCATCGAAGAGGCGGTGCGCATGACCGGGCGGAAGGAAAAAATCTCCACCCATCTCCTTTACATCGGGGAACTGCTCGTGGAGGCGGATTTCCGGGCGCAGCAGGAGGGCATAGATATCGTTTCGGCCCGCCACGTCGAACAGGCCATTCGGTCCCGGATCTACCGTTCCAATCTTATCGAGGAACAGATTCAGGAAATGATCGACCGGGGAACCCTGCTCATCGACACGGAAGGGGCCGTCGTCGGCCAGATCAACGGCCTGTCCGTTTATATGCTGGGCGACTACGCCTTCGGGAAACCCACGCGTATCACCTCCGTCACCTCCATGGGCCGGGGCGGGGTGATCAATATCGAACGGGAAGCGGATCTTTCGGGAAACACGCACAACAAGGGGGTACTCATCCTGAGCGGTTATCTGCGGCGGAAATACGCCCAGAAAAAGCCCCTGAGCATGACGGCAAGCCTCGCCTTCGAGCAATCCTACTCCGGCGTCGACGGGGACAGCGCTTCATCCACCGAGATCTACGCCATCCTGTCGAGCCTCTCCGGCTGCCCCCTCCGCCAGGATCTGGCCGTGACCGGCTCCGTCAATCAGAAGGGTGAGATTCAGGCCATCGGGGGCGTCAATGAGAAGATCGAAGGCTTTTTCGACTGCTGCCGGGCAAAAAAACTGACCAGTACGCAGGGCGTTCTGATTCCGGCCAGCAATGAACAGGACCTCATGCTGCGCGCAGATGTCATCGAGGCCGTCGCCCGCGGGGAATTTTCCATCTACCGCGTCCATACCGTCGACCAGGGGATCGAGCTCCTCACCGGAATCCCGGCCGGCGAACCCGATGCTGAGGGCGTCTATCCGGAAGGAACGATCCACGCCCGCGTTCACGCAAAACTGGACGAACTGGCGAAGGGCTTGAAGGAATTCGGAGAGGAAGAGGAAGAAAAGAAAAACAACACCAAGGACAAGTGCCAACGTTGTTGA